One part of the Deltaproteobacteria bacterium genome encodes these proteins:
- a CDS encoding fibronectin type III domain-containing protein — protein sequence MVLTCAAISTTQGIDLSLQAGDIVSADYLNERINRIEPDLTEVLVGSTWTTECWDEETADDVDNPGTGILTIHSLTDIDYENVSDANDVCIFGIENEGMTPTRVFERFKVVGNRGLIAITDNPNSEAPEGDPMRISSYSWIVVELSQNSLLLSNGAYRLLRVTRLNTVPAEPSSATTAVSGRTVTIIWTDNSSDETGFSILRKDSLTGTYTQVGTVGANTTTYSESVSAGTYWYRVQATNANGASLGSNVRKETIE from the coding sequence ATGGTCCTGACATGCGCAGCGATCTCCACAACCCAAGGTATCGATTTGTCGCTCCAAGCGGGCGACATCGTCTCCGCCGATTATCTCAATGAACGGATCAACCGCATCGAGCCAGACCTCACGGAGGTCCTGGTCGGCAGCACGTGGACCACGGAGTGTTGGGATGAGGAAACAGCCGATGATGTCGATAATCCAGGCACCGGGATCTTGACTATTCACTCGCTCACCGACATTGATTACGAAAATGTCAGCGATGCGAATGATGTCTGCATCTTCGGGATCGAGAATGAAGGGATGACACCGACCCGCGTCTTTGAACGGTTCAAAGTGGTCGGCAACCGCGGGCTTATTGCCATCACGGACAATCCCAATTCTGAGGCACCAGAAGGCGATCCCATGCGGATCTCCAGCTATTCGTGGATCGTCGTGGAGTTATCGCAAAACAGCCTCCTCCTCTCCAACGGCGCGTACCGGTTGCTGCGCGTCACTCGGCTCAACACCGTGCCGGCGGAACCGAGTAGCGCCACGACGGCGGTCAGCGGCCGCACGGTCACGATCATTTGGACCGACAACAGTAGCGACGAGACAGGATTTTCCATCCTCCGTAAAGACAGCCTGACCGGCACATACACCCAAGTAGGGACCGTCGGCGCGAATACCACCACGTACAGCGAATCGGTCAGCGCCGGCACGTACTGGTACCGTGTCCAGGCCACCAATGCCAACGGCGCCTCTCTCGGCAGCAACGTCCGCAAAGAGACGATTGAGTAA
- a CDS encoding ABC transporter ATP-binding protein: MLTIERLSKSYGTANILRGLDMHIPRGECVGLLGPNGVGKTTLIGCVCGTVRPDCGEMRLEGVSIHDHPEQTKHRIGTCFQETIVDRFFRTDASVRFHARYNGLARAPATQRTAIILAEVGLHAKQHSRPETLSGGMQRRLQLARALVHDPDLIFLDEPTAGIDLDLKETLYTMIRRLHREQGKTIILTSHNLEEVATLCTRALFLSQGVIACDLPIPNTTTAAQVLHQTYRTVFPAAGADL, encoded by the coding sequence ATGCTAACGATCGAACGCTTATCCAAAAGCTATGGCACCGCCAATATCCTGCGTGGCCTCGATATGCACATTCCCCGTGGGGAGTGCGTCGGATTGCTGGGTCCGAATGGGGTCGGGAAGACCACGTTGATCGGGTGCGTCTGTGGGACCGTCCGTCCCGACTGCGGCGAAATGAGGCTGGAAGGCGTCTCGATCCACGACCATCCCGAACAGACCAAACACCGCATCGGCACCTGTTTTCAGGAAACGATCGTGGATCGGTTTTTTCGGACCGACGCTTCGGTCCGCTTCCATGCCCGCTACAACGGATTGGCGCGCGCGCCGGCGACACAGCGGACCGCGATCATCCTCGCCGAAGTGGGACTGCACGCGAAACAACACAGCCGCCCGGAAACCCTTTCAGGCGGCATGCAACGGCGGCTGCAACTCGCGCGCGCGCTGGTCCACGATCCGGATCTCATTTTCTTGGATGAACCTACGGCCGGGATCGATCTGGATCTGAAAGAAACTCTCTACACGATGATCCGGCGACTCCATCGTGAGCAAGGCAAGACCATTATCCTGACGAGCCACAACCTCGAAGAAGTGGCAACACTCTGCACTCGGGCCTTGTTCCTCTCGCAGGGCGTCATTGCCTGCGACCTCCCGATCCCCAACACCACTACAGCCGCGCAGGTGCTGCACCAGACGTATCGCACCGTGTTTCCCGCGGCCGGAGCCGATCTATGA
- the trpS gene encoding tryptophan--tRNA ligase yields the protein MPTLLSGVKPTNVLTLGNLLGAINNWVALQAQYDCIFLVVDLHAITVAHNPTQLREHTYRVAANYIAAGIDPARAILCCQSHVPQHAELAWVLTCASYMGELNRMTQYKDKSATAGANIPVGLFTYPALMAADILLYRTNLVPVGADQKQHLELARDLAIRMNNRYGTDLFVVPEGFIPPVGARIMSLSDPTAKMSKSDDDPQGTISLTDSDDVIRRKVKRAVTDSGTEITYDETKPGVRNLINIQAAITGRPPVEIVNTYAGKQYGPLKLDTAELIVSAVAPIRERTEQWLRDRTELDRVLQQGAARARAIAQSTLDRVYAAIGFVPRQGTAHGSAG from the coding sequence ATGCCGACTCTCCTCTCCGGAGTGAAACCGACTAACGTCTTAACGTTGGGCAATCTGCTCGGCGCGATCAACAACTGGGTTGCGTTGCAAGCGCAGTACGACTGCATCTTTTTGGTCGTCGATCTGCACGCGATCACCGTGGCCCACAATCCGACGCAGTTGCGCGAGCACACGTATCGCGTCGCCGCAAACTATATCGCCGCCGGCATCGACCCGGCGCGCGCCATCCTCTGTTGCCAATCGCACGTCCCGCAACACGCCGAACTCGCGTGGGTCCTGACCTGCGCCAGTTATATGGGCGAACTGAATCGGATGACGCAATATAAAGACAAATCCGCCACGGCCGGCGCCAACATTCCCGTCGGCCTGTTCACCTATCCCGCGCTGATGGCTGCGGACATTTTGTTATATCGCACCAATCTCGTCCCGGTCGGCGCGGACCAGAAGCAACACCTCGAACTGGCGCGCGATTTGGCGATCCGAATGAACAACCGCTATGGCACCGATCTCTTTGTCGTGCCGGAGGGATTCATTCCGCCGGTCGGCGCACGGATCATGAGCTTGAGCGATCCAACCGCGAAGATGTCGAAGTCGGACGACGATCCGCAAGGAACCATCAGCCTCACCGACAGCGACGACGTGATTCGCCGCAAAGTAAAGCGCGCCGTGACTGACTCCGGTACCGAAATCACCTACGACGAAACGAAACCGGGCGTGCGCAACTTGATCAACATCCAAGCGGCGATCACGGGCCGCCCGCCGGTTGAGATCGTCAACACATACGCGGGCAAACAATACGGCCCACTGAAACTCGACACCGCCGAATTGATCGTCAGCGCCGTCGCGCCGATTCGGGAACGGACCGAACAATGGCTGCGCGACCGCACTGAGTTGGACCGCGTCTTACAACAAGGCGCCGCCCGGGCGCGCGCCATCGCACAGTCAACGCTCGATCGCGTCTACGCAGCGATCGGGTTTGTGCCCCGGCAAGGCACAGCCCACGGTTCCGCCGGGTGA
- a CDS encoding prohibitin family protein, which translates to MRYKKHLNVILGGILVLMILLMMSPFVQVGAGERGIVLRFGAVEDRILDEGLHFVIPFMETVQKVDVKIRKLDVEAPSYSHDTQNVHTRIALNYHVDATRVNKLWKELGRDFEDRIVKPAVQESVKAITAQYTAAQLIEQRARVRDEIKAILHERLGGRFLIVDEFSIVDFEFSDTYEHAIEEKQVAQQQALKASNELQRIKIEAEQRVATATAEAESIRIQAQALLQNPHLVQLEAVKKWDGKMPQYMMGGEGALPFVNITPSREGSR; encoded by the coding sequence ATGCGCTACAAGAAGCATTTGAATGTGATTTTGGGGGGCATCCTCGTGCTGATGATCCTCCTGATGATGAGTCCGTTCGTGCAGGTTGGGGCCGGGGAGCGAGGCATCGTGTTGCGGTTCGGCGCGGTGGAAGATCGCATTCTCGATGAAGGGCTGCATTTCGTGATCCCCTTCATGGAGACTGTGCAAAAAGTCGATGTCAAGATCCGCAAACTTGATGTCGAAGCGCCGTCGTATTCGCACGATACGCAAAATGTGCACACCCGGATCGCGCTGAACTATCACGTCGATGCGACGCGAGTGAACAAACTGTGGAAAGAGCTGGGGCGCGATTTCGAAGACCGGATCGTCAAACCGGCGGTACAGGAATCGGTGAAGGCGATCACGGCCCAATACACGGCCGCGCAACTGATCGAACAACGAGCCCGGGTGCGTGACGAAATCAAGGCGATTCTCCACGAACGGCTTGGGGGACGGTTTCTCATCGTCGATGAATTCTCCATCGTCGATTTCGAATTTTCCGACACGTATGAACACGCGATCGAAGAGAAGCAAGTGGCCCAGCAACAGGCGTTGAAGGCATCGAACGAATTGCAGCGGATCAAGATCGAGGCCGAACAACGCGTGGCGACGGCCACGGCGGAAGCGGAATCGATCCGCATTCAAGCGCAGGCGTTGCTGCAAAACCCGCATTTAGTCCAGCTCGAAGCGGTGAAAAAATGGGACGGCAAGATGCCGCAATACATGATGGGCGGCGAAGGCGCGTTGCCGTTCGTGAATATCACGCCGTCCCGTGAGGGATCGCGCTAA
- a CDS encoding tRNA (cytidine(34)-2'-O)-methyltransferase, whose protein sequence is MHLVLVAPEIPPNTGNVARLCAATNTPLHLVRPLGFFLDDRRLRRAGLDYWTHVELRIHDSLDALWSVLPIARAYFVSTKGTIPYTQVAFAADDVLVFGSEGAGLPAPLLAAHPDRTITIPMSGPVRSLNLATAAAIVLFEGLRQQSR, encoded by the coding sequence ATGCACCTCGTCCTCGTCGCGCCGGAAATTCCACCGAACACCGGCAACGTGGCGCGGCTCTGTGCCGCGACGAACACGCCGCTCCATTTAGTGCGGCCGCTCGGGTTTTTTCTCGATGACCGTCGGTTGCGCCGCGCGGGACTCGATTACTGGACGCATGTCGAACTCCGCATTCACGACTCGCTCGATGCGTTGTGGTCGGTGCTGCCGATCGCACGAGCGTACTTCGTCAGCACGAAGGGGACGATTCCGTATACGCAAGTGGCCTTTGCAGCCGACGATGTCTTGGTCTTCGGCAGCGAAGGCGCGGGACTGCCTGCGCCGCTCTTGGCCGCGCACCCGGACCGCACCATCACGATCCCGATGTCCGGCCCCGTTCGTTCGCTGAATCTCGCCACCGCCGCCGCGATCGTGTTGTTCGAAGGTCTGCGGCAGCAATCCCGCTGA
- a CDS encoding ABC transporter permease → MNASARRAFVGCLEREIWRYLQSPLQTILNTVFSNFLLLTVLYFVDPTKIALVLPGVILYATFTVVASNARMALFVGRIEGTLQYLLAAPISRLHLYVINLFAAVLRALLVSLLLLGAGMLCFFRQPPAHPIMFICGWTLMTFTFASIGILLACSYKNWNSFGVMENYVIIPLLFFSGCFFSLEHIPAHYHWLLYANPFSHFSTVLRFGFSGHAELSVPITLLGALTVWLLSTIACALLFRSGRRLLQ, encoded by the coding sequence ATGAATGCATCCGCACGGCGCGCCTTCGTTGGTTGCCTCGAACGCGAAATATGGCGTTACCTACAAAGCCCATTGCAAACCATATTGAATACGGTTTTTTCCAATTTCCTCTTGCTGACCGTATTGTACTTCGTGGATCCGACGAAAATCGCGCTCGTGCTCCCCGGCGTGATCCTGTACGCGACCTTCACCGTGGTCGCCAGTAATGCGCGCATGGCGCTCTTCGTCGGACGCATCGAAGGAACTTTACAATATCTGCTCGCCGCCCCGATCTCGCGCCTCCATCTCTACGTCATCAATCTGTTCGCCGCCGTCTTGCGTGCATTGCTCGTCTCGCTGTTGTTGCTGGGAGCCGGCATGCTCTGTTTTTTTCGACAGCCGCCGGCGCATCCGATCATGTTCATCTGCGGGTGGACGCTCATGACATTCACGTTCGCGTCCATCGGCATTTTGCTCGCGTGTAGTTATAAAAATTGGAATTCGTTCGGCGTGATGGAAAATTACGTCATCATTCCGCTCCTCTTTTTTAGCGGCTGTTTTTTCTCTCTCGAACACATTCCTGCGCACTACCATTGGTTGTTGTATGCAAATCCATTTTCGCACTTTAGCACGGTGCTTCGTTTCGGGTTTTCCGGCCATGCCGAACTCTCGGTCCCGATCACGCTGCTTGGCGCGCTGACCGTCTGGCTGTTGTCGACTATCGCGTGTGCCCTGTTGTTTCGCAGCGGACGCCGACTGTTGCAATAA
- a CDS encoding PD40 domain-containing protein codes for MRLGRLVRHAGCGFRFVMCVVALLSFAARVDAASFDPKLKWHQHKTPHFMIYAARSLDGIAQRVGQLAEEAYAILPQKFDWKPLGRTVVVLTDVQDVANGLATVLPYNYLHLRVTAPRPDTALANYDDWLRTLIMHEFTHIIHMDQARGVMKLPRFLLGKLVSPNGVLPGWMREGIAVYEETQQTQGGRNRGSFSNMLIRTAVDQQKFPKIDQADGLGWRWPGFLPQYIYGGKFLEWLANTYGEDKLIRFQKKSAASPLFFMNNLLAKQVWKKSFYQLWREWQAEVSKTAQAEITAVRAAGETPLEPVTDDGTHLSALALSPDGTHLVYTTTDPHRPTEIRLRDLRNGEEQRIRAKQGATQAAFDPSGNLIAYAAYTANHGYRYYSDIFVFDRRDGKLRRLTASRRAQDPSFAPDGKSLLYVVEDAGTQRLVRYDLTTWKEQPLPIPHAPFTRFSHPQWSPDGQWLAVSSWQAGQQDIYLYRPDGRRVQRITNDRALDLSPSWDRTGRYLYFSSDRSGISNVYRYDMRRRRAERLTNVVTGLFEPQPAPDGKTLYAQYYHGAGFGIRKLAIEGVAGDWGLVTGDRTMGHQSPATSHQPPVTNPQSPATSHQSPLSPSPFPSKRYHGLSPRLFIPRYFIPGFVATGSGVLLSAVTGSSDPLRWHLWQAGGTYRTDAKYPGYFFNYTLNRFSPIMNFGVLNYATDFGNLTFLHADGTLRTVHMYEKRLRGYAGIAVPYKRQIFSLQYFMENRDNIPALTAEERALLNLDRFAGFSATYGWGRQEQYPASISPEEGHRLVMNFTVTDKILGSNEPNEQQIFSGDFREYIKLPWRHHVLALRVKGGKTWGDTLVQGTFGMGGALGEGALGGGGGFTYFPLRGLPAAAMSRANAMLMSAEYRLPLGSPQRGLGTTPFFLQNIHAALFADFGNAWNNGEDTGKWFFDRFFLGTGVELRGDFVVGHGLPVQGRLGYGVIAVNRGRLGALTDSLLGNQVKYGTLILQFGAQF; via the coding sequence ATGCGTCTCGGTCGCCTGGTGCGACATGCTGGATGTGGGTTCCGATTCGTCATGTGTGTAGTTGCGCTGCTGAGTTTCGCGGCGCGGGTGGACGCCGCCAGCTTCGATCCGAAACTCAAGTGGCATCAACATAAGACTCCGCATTTCATGATCTATGCCGCGCGTTCGCTCGACGGAATCGCGCAGCGCGTCGGCCAATTGGCCGAAGAAGCGTACGCGATCTTGCCGCAAAAGTTCGACTGGAAGCCGCTCGGCCGAACGGTGGTTGTTCTCACCGACGTCCAAGATGTGGCCAACGGGCTCGCGACCGTGCTGCCGTACAACTATCTCCATCTGCGGGTCACCGCGCCGCGTCCCGACACCGCGCTGGCCAACTACGACGATTGGCTGCGCACGCTGATCATGCACGAGTTCACGCATATCATTCATATGGATCAAGCGCGGGGCGTGATGAAACTCCCGCGGTTTCTGCTCGGCAAACTTGTCTCGCCGAACGGCGTGCTGCCGGGCTGGATGCGCGAGGGCATCGCCGTGTACGAGGAAACACAACAGACGCAAGGCGGACGCAATCGCGGCAGTTTCAGCAATATGTTGATCCGCACGGCGGTGGACCAACAAAAATTCCCGAAGATCGACCAAGCCGACGGCCTCGGTTGGCGCTGGCCCGGATTCCTGCCGCAGTACATTTACGGCGGGAAATTCCTGGAATGGTTGGCGAACACCTACGGCGAAGACAAATTGATCCGCTTTCAAAAGAAGTCCGCAGCCAGTCCGCTCTTTTTCATGAACAACCTGTTGGCGAAACAGGTCTGGAAAAAGAGCTTCTACCAACTCTGGCGGGAATGGCAGGCCGAAGTCTCGAAAACCGCACAAGCCGAAATCACTGCGGTCCGCGCGGCAGGAGAAACGCCGTTGGAGCCGGTGACCGACGACGGCACGCATCTCTCCGCATTGGCGCTGTCGCCGGATGGGACGCATTTGGTCTACACGACCACCGATCCGCATCGGCCGACCGAAATTCGGCTGCGCGATCTTCGCAACGGCGAAGAACAGCGGATTCGTGCGAAGCAGGGGGCGACGCAGGCCGCGTTCGATCCGAGCGGGAATCTGATTGCGTATGCGGCGTATACGGCGAATCACGGCTATCGCTACTATTCCGATATCTTCGTGTTCGATCGGCGCGACGGCAAACTGCGCCGGCTCACGGCGAGTCGCCGCGCACAAGACCCGAGTTTCGCCCCGGACGGAAAATCGCTGCTCTATGTCGTGGAAGACGCCGGCACGCAGCGCTTGGTCCGCTACGATTTGACCACGTGGAAGGAGCAGCCGCTGCCGATTCCGCACGCGCCGTTCACGCGCTTTAGTCATCCACAGTGGTCGCCGGACGGCCAATGGCTCGCGGTGTCGTCGTGGCAAGCGGGACAGCAAGATATCTATCTCTATCGGCCGGATGGCAGGCGCGTCCAACGGATCACGAACGATCGCGCGCTCGATTTGAGTCCGTCGTGGGATCGGACCGGGCGATATCTCTATTTTTCCTCCGACCGCAGCGGGATTTCAAACGTGTACCGTTACGACATGCGCCGCCGGCGCGCGGAACGTCTGACGAACGTCGTCACCGGCCTGTTCGAGCCGCAGCCGGCGCCGGATGGCAAGACGCTGTACGCGCAGTATTATCACGGTGCTGGGTTTGGAATTCGGAAGTTGGCGATCGAAGGGGTGGCTGGTGACTGGGGGCTGGTGACTGGGGATCGGACCATGGGTCACCAATCGCCAGCCACCAGCCACCAGCCACCAGTCACGAATCCCCAATCCCCAGCCACCAGTCACCAGTCACCGCTTTCCCCGTCACCCTTCCCCAGCAAGCGCTACCACGGTTTGAGTCCGCGGCTCTTTATCCCGCGCTACTTCATTCCCGGCTTTGTCGCGACGGGGAGCGGTGTGTTGCTCAGCGCGGTGACCGGCAGCAGCGATCCGCTGCGTTGGCATCTGTGGCAAGCGGGCGGCACGTATCGAACCGATGCGAAGTATCCCGGGTATTTTTTCAATTACACGCTGAATCGCTTCTCGCCGATCATGAATTTCGGCGTACTCAATTACGCGACCGACTTCGGGAACCTGACCTTCCTGCACGCCGACGGCACGCTGCGGACCGTGCATATGTATGAAAAACGGCTGCGCGGCTATGCCGGCATCGCGGTGCCGTACAAACGCCAGATCTTTTCGCTCCAATATTTCATGGAGAATCGGGACAACATTCCGGCGCTGACGGCGGAAGAGCGCGCGTTGCTGAATCTGGACCGTTTCGCCGGATTCTCCGCGACGTATGGCTGGGGACGGCAGGAACAATATCCGGCCTCGATCAGTCCGGAAGAGGGGCATCGGTTAGTGATGAACTTCACGGTCACCGACAAGATCCTCGGCAGTAACGAACCGAACGAACAACAAATCTTCTCCGGCGATTTCCGCGAATATATCAAACTCCCGTGGCGGCATCATGTGCTCGCATTGCGCGTGAAGGGCGGCAAGACCTGGGGCGATACGCTGGTCCAAGGCACATTCGGCATGGGCGGAGCGCTCGGCGAAGGCGCGCTCGGCGGCGGGGGCGGCTTCACGTATTTCCCCTTGCGCGGACTCCCGGCTGCGGCGATGTCGCGCGCTAACGCGATGTTGATGTCCGCCGAATATCGCCTGCCGCTCGGTTCGCCGCAACGCGGGCTCGGTACCACGCCGTTCTTTTTACAAAACATCCATGCCGCATTGTTTGCCGATTTCGGGAATGCGTGGAACAACGGCGAAGACACCGGCAAATGGTTCTTCGATCGTTTTTTCCTCGGCACGGGTGTTGAACTACGCGGCGACTTCGTGGTCGGCCACGGACTCCCAGTCCAAGGTCGGCTCGGCTACGGCGTCATTGCCGTCAATCGTGGACGGCTCGGCGCCCTCACCGATTCGCTGCTCGGCAACCAAGTCAAATACGGCACCCTCATCCTCCAATTCGGCGCCCAGTTTTAA